TAGACCCAGTCCAGCGTATCGAGGCTCTCCCTTCTCCGGTAGTCCGAGGTCCAGCCGATATGTATGTAGCCCTCTTGATAGGCCCACTCCCTGAGTTCCCCGTTTACCTCCCCGTACGGGGCCCTCCAGAGCGGCGCCATCCTTTCGCCCGTAACGGCGGTGAAGATATCGGCCGTCTCCCGGAGTTCGCTCGCCATGAACTCCTTCGTAACGCCGGGAAGCGTCCTGTGGCGGAAGTCCTCCCCGTAGCTGGTGAGGTGGGGGTGGCTCATCATATGGTTGGCTATCTCATGGCCGTCCGTTACCATCGTTATCACGAGCCCTGGGTTGTCCTTTATGAACTCGCCGGTAAGGAAGATGGTGGTCTGTATCCCCCTCTCCCTGAGGGCGCCCAGGATGGCCGTGGCTTCGTTGGCCCGGCTTCCGCCGTCGAAGGTAATGGACACCTTTACGTCACCGGGGTTCCCCCTCCTTATGTCGGGCGGGTAAGACGCCTCCCGTTGTTCTTTTTTTATGGGAACCCTTTTTATAAGGGCCGTTTTGGGGGCTGCCTGCGTTTCTTTACGAAAGGCCTTCTTGTCCATCGTAGGGGCGGCGGAGGAAGGGGAAGGGCTTACCTTTACGGTATCGGTCTTCGCGTCCTTTATCGTCACTGTTTCCACGGACGCGGCCTCTTGCCTTGTCTCTTCCAGGATGGAAATCGGCATTACGTCGATATCGGTGGAGAAGTGCAGCATGGAGAGGGTCGCCACGCTCATAATAAGGCCGGAGCGTACGGGCGCCGCCCTCAGGTGGCCGAAGACCGGGTCGGGTTTCAGGTCGTGGAGCCGCCGTATAACCGCCCTTGCTATGCGCTCGGGTACGGCCAGCGCGCGTTCCAGTACGTGCAGGAAAGTCCTGCATATGGCTACAAGCCCGCTCAGCAGAATTTTCAGGGCGTAGAGGGCGTAATGGAGCGACAGGTAGATGAAGGCCGCGGCCGTGACCGCGACCAGAGAGACGAGGACAAAGGCGGCCTTGAAGGATTTTCCTACGGCGTATAAGACGGCATATATACAGAAGACGAGCGCCCTCCATGCGAGCGCCGCTCCGTCGAGCAGGAGGCGCAGTGCGTGGAGGCAGCAGCGGAGCGAGAGGCGGATGAAGTACGCAACCGCGGACGTTATGAAGTATATGAGGGCGAAGGCGGCCTGGAAGGTTTTTTCCACGCCGTAGGCGACGGCCGATACGCAGGCCACGAACGCCCGCCACAGGACCACCCACGCGCTTAGCGCGAACCTCAGGGCGTACCCGCCGTA
This window of the Thermodesulfobacteriota bacterium genome carries:
- a CDS encoding polysaccharide deacetylase family protein, whose translation is MASSARMAGAAGSGLARGLVYSASAAVRGLGKSWRAALTFTFLAAAVAVATVCLSLHYGGYALRFALSAWVVLWRAFVACVSAVAYGVEKTFQAAFALIYFITSAVAYFIRLSLRCCLHALRLLLDGAALAWRALVFCIYAVLYAVGKSFKAAFVLVSLVAVTAAAFIYLSLHYALYALKILLSGLVAICRTFLHVLERALAVPERIARAVIRRLHDLKPDPVFGHLRAAPVRSGLIMSVATLSMLHFSTDIDVMPISILEETRQEAASVETVTIKDAKTDTVKVSPSPSSAAPTMDKKAFRKETQAAPKTALIKRVPIKKEQREASYPPDIRRGNPGDVKVSITFDGGSRANEATAILGALRERGIQTTIFLTGEFIKDNPGLVITMVTDGHEIANHMMSHPHLTSYGEDFRHRTLPGVTKEFMASELRETADIFTAVTGERMAPLWRAPYGEVNGELREWAYQEGYIHIGWTSDYRRRESLDTLDWVYDRTSELYLTSEEIRDKIFGFGRDRGGLGGGIILMHLGTERAEDRPAGRLGEILDGVMERGYTFVKVSTLIGGSEKIKALLRQPDKVAMRLPKDTIR